The sequence CTGTGCAATCTGAACAGCTGTCATCAAATAAGAATGACCCACTGTTACATATGTTTCACGTTAATTGTACGTCTCTGAGGTTCAGATTTTCATCAGAAATACTGATCACTCATAGAATTACCATGTGTGTTCACAGACTGAGTCAAGATGAAGTGCAAATCCTTAATTATTCAGAGACAGATTGGAATAATCTGTTCAATTCTGAATTCTTTATAAATTGCACAACACCAATATGCAGAAAGGAAGCTATAAATAGTCATCATTGATAAATAAGTTATTCTTTCCTGCTCGTTCAATGCAACACTACTCTAAAAATGTTATTCTTTTTAAATAGTAGATTTGTATCAATCAGAAAGATATTGAACAGGAAGGTTGCACACAATCCTCtgcagacagatttttttttaaattaccttTTAACTAACTAAACACTTCAGAATTCTTTGGAAATTTGCTCTGTTTCTACCTTGCAGTGATCATTATTGTCATTGTGCTTATTAAAATCATCTCAATCAATATTAGTGGTAGTGAAGCTCTCCATAGGCTCTTAAGGAGGGCACTGTGGGAAATGCATGCACAATGCATTCAGGCAACAGTGACTCACAACCCAGTGACTCACCAGGCAATCTGGAGAACATGCCCTGTGGCTTAGCTGTGAAAACGCTGGCACAGAGAGAGGCCAGACCTCAGACGATCTGGTGGGGAGAAAAGCCTTCGCTGTCTTTGCAGTGTTTCAACTCTTCTTCCGAGGTAGACTTTGTCCCCCTGAGGAGGCATCAGAGGCACAacaaagcagagaagagaaaaaaacacaagttttttttttttttttgctgtgactGTGGAGAGGCAAAAGCACAATCGATTAAAGGCAATGTGAGAAATCAAACAGCCTCAAGGGGTTAAGTGTGATTTAATCTAGTAGGAGAGTGGTGTAGGCCTGTGCACATCCACACTGGTGATGCACTGTAGGCGTATCGATAACCCCCATCGCATGGAGGGAGAATGTGAGAATTTACAGATTTGTGGCAGCAAAAAGGAGGGATTTTACACAGTTTTGAGAAATAATTTTCATTCTTGTGTTTCGGTTTTGTTGATAGGCACTAGTGTTGATTTAATAGACAATATTTATActcaaaatatggaaaaaagggAAGATGTGAATGTGCATCTTTTGTTGGtctacatgtttgtttttttattgtcctacaaacatgaacagtgaaacGTCCTGACCTCGATGCACTTTACACACGTGAACTATCCAAAGATGTCCAAAATGAAGCAAACATCAGGGAGTAGCGTAGGTTAATTCCTCCCATGCTCTAATTTCATGGGAGGAAGATGGTGCTAACTGTAATCAGTGGCTGACAGAGGCTGGCAGTGCAGGTGCCTAATAACCATTCAGTGACACATTCACATGCCCGTTTTAGAAGCCAAGGCCTCCTTTCTGACCCAGAATTAGTGGTTCAGCAAATCCAGGCACTGACATTTTAATTCCCCACTGGCTAACCTGCCTCCCCCTAAATTACTGTAATTGATTAAATTAGTTTGGACACAGGCCACAAGGACCTCACTGCACTCACTGGTGatatacagtaaacattttctctttccttctcatTTTTTGGATTTTGCTATATGTCTCCCCTTCTCTATTGATCTATCTGTTTAGTTTTtgtacaaagaaaacaaaaagatgtcAACACCCAGAACAAATACTGGAAATATTGGCGtcaatgtgtgtttgcactcaATAGATCCTAACAGTTTGATTGCAAGTCAGCACACACACCTCAACCAACACCTAACTGAAACAAAGGTGTTTTAAAGCCACTTAAGAGATTTAAAAAGcacttttttcagtgtttaaatatAGTTTCTTCAGTAGCTGTGCAAAACAGTTACATCAGTGAATTATCTAACAACAGCTCGTATAACATCAGGCCATTATTTATAATTCCCAGGCTGTTGTGGGGAACAGATGCTCATGCACACTGTTGGGAGTGAATTGTTATCCCCTCGATGCCTGATGTATCTAGATCAGTGATCATGTTTAATGATGCATAAATGGCATTTTCATACTGCTAAGATAATGGCACTGACATGCTGTTTTATAATGTAATTTGTGGATATGGGTTGTACGTAAAGAAGccttaatttcattttcagttggTTGGCTCGTGGGAGTGATTAGTGACACAAGTGCAGAGATAATTTTCTTTTGCAGTAAAACTCTCCAGCCTTTGACttgaattttgaaaatatttacaaCTTTTTTGTTAGCAGTGTTATCTCTTTTGTCAGCCTCTGGCCCCTGTACaagattaaaggaatagtttgacatttaaatataaatttactTGCTGCTTATTTAGATGCTGCAAGTTTAACACAAGCAAGATTTAACCAAGTGATTTCCAGAAGACTCAAAGGTGCAGTGTgaagaatttagtggcatcaaacggaacggacttggcagaaatggaatataattttcattagtatgttttaatcagcgtataatcccatgaaaataagaattgttgtgtttctgttacttaagaatgagctctttatatctacagagggagcgggtccccttccacggagggcgccatgttgcaccgccatgcttctacagtagcccagaatggacaaaccaaacactggctctggagAGGGTTTTGGAaaaggttctcctacatgcttagAAGGGgaagggtgaggggaggggtattcagttgatTGCAGTCTGCAGCAAAACttacacattggtcctttaatACATAAGGAAAATACAGTTTGTTTAAGAGTTATTTATTTTAGGTTATTTTGTAGGAAGTTGTTGATGTTCAGGGTTGGATTTACATTCCATTTGGAAGACCAACAAACAAATTCTCAACCCATCCATAATGTAGTCACAAGCTATTCATCGCCAGGCAACTGGTGACCACCAAGTTTGATACAATAACTGAAACAGGATTGTCGAGTCAATCATCAGCCATCATTATTTAGACAATGTTGGACAAATGGTGCATATTGTAAGTTATTTACAGTTCACAGGCAGCCATCCTTTTCTCACATGCATGTGTCAGAGCACTTTGcagaatcaaaaaaaaaaaacagccaaaggagtcaaaaagaaaaaaagagtgatcAGGAAAAAGAGCAACATGGTGCCtgacagaataataaaatgagagtAATAAGCATAGCGGAAATCATTAATGATAATATGTAGCTTACTGGAAGCTCCCTGCTGTATCAATATCAGAAATTGCTTTGTGTGGTGGAATATTTAAAGCAGGTTTTATGCTTTCATTACATTTCTTCAATGAGTTTGTTGTTCTGGAGGCAGGAATTGTTTACATAGAGCTATACCTTCTCATAATGCTATTTGAATTAAAATGCAAACCAACATGCCTCCTGCAGCAATAATGCTGCACTGTATTCATTCTCGGGTGAAAGTTTAACCTCTGGATAACAACTGTAGATGTTTTAGTGGTAATTTTGAAAGTAGTGTCATAATGTTAAAGTCCCcatccactcaaaaatgtatttcacttATAGTTACTCAGATGTCTGACCTTCACTATGCAAAATATGTGCAGactttgacactagaagacgtttttcatctgctgaatgtggaagtttctctgtgctcccCTTAAATCTCACTTTAAGATGAGTACCTGCAAAcattatttgtgacatcacaactagtttggaggccagttgtggtccagtatgcaacttgaagcctccagaaATCTTGTGTCCAACACTTAAactttggaaaagaaaaaatattttcatattaattttggatttttcagtgagggagaagaagtatgttgtttttttgagaattttgaacgaggtaattgaacttttttgtgggaGATGCAGAGTGTTTTTacgtgtcttaaaacatgtctggaagggatctttaaataaaCAGTGTCAGTGTTGTTGCAACTCATTCCCACAGTCCTTGTCAATCTAAGTCtacttactgtacatatatttaTCTATTAAAGGATATTCCTCAATAAATGAAAActtctttttatttaactaattttataaaatacaacataaacagTAAAACTTGTTCCACTGAATTGTTACAAACAAATGTTTCGGATGCAACATTTATATCTAAATTTCTTCATTCTCTACTTTCCCTCTGAAGGTGACGGCATGCTGGTGGGAGGTTGAGCACAGGGATGTAACGGACCAGTAAAGATGACCCTGTTGGCGGGTGATGGTTCTGACTATGACTACAGTGCCCTGAGCTGTGTCTCTGATACCTCCTTCAACCCGCCTCCCCTACAGGAAGTGGAGGCTCGTAAGGGAGCCTTCTACAAGAGGGCTCAGTGTGCCCCTGAACTCAGCACCATCCATGATGACGCACCACTGTCCAGCGCCCGAAAACTCCACGCCATCATCAACGTGGGTGGTCTGCGTTACCAGCTGCCTTGGACCACCTTAGAGGACTTCCCCCTGTCTCGCCTGGGCCAGCTGCACCTCTGCAGCAGCTTTGATGAGATCATGCGCATCTGTGATGACTATGACGTTACAAACAATGAGTTCTTCTTCGACCGAAGCCCCTGTGCCTTCCGCACCATCCTGACCTTCTTGAGGGCGGGTAAGCTGCGGTCCCTCAGGGAGATGTGCGCCCTCTCCTTCAGGGAGGAGCTGCTCTACTGGGGGGTCCCTGAGGAGAGCCTGGAGTGGTGCTGTCGCCGGCGCCTGCTGCAGCGTATGGAGGAGTTTGAAGCCATggaaagagcagaggaggaggaggaggagggactcTTGGAGGATCTGTTGGATTCAGACAGTGGCCACAGGGAGCATCCAGCAGAGTCCAGACTAAATCGATGCATGGGAAAGTTAAGAGACATGGTGGAGAGGCCTCACTCGGGCCTCCCGGGGAAGATCTTTGcttgtttgtcagtgttgtttgtCACCATCACTGCCATCAACCTATCCATCAGCACCATGCCTGCCatgagggaagaggaggaggcggtGAGTAGACTAATAGCATTAAACTAATCACATAGTGGTGAAAAAAGTCACTGCATACAAAACATGTTGCCAAGATGAAGCTTATGTTAAGTCAGTTTGGTCCATGGATGCCTAATAATACCTAAATAATTCAATGAGCATTTTTATGTCAAtgaggaaaagtaaaaaaataagacaTGACACAACATGTCTTTATCATCTGCTGGGAATGTGTCTTGTATTCCAT is a genomic window of Thunnus maccoyii chromosome 4, fThuMac1.1, whole genome shotgun sequence containing:
- the kcng1 gene encoding potassium voltage-gated channel subfamily G member 1, with product MTLLAGDGSDYDYSALSCVSDTSFNPPPLQEVEARKGAFYKRAQCAPELSTIHDDAPLSSARKLHAIINVGGLRYQLPWTTLEDFPLSRLGQLHLCSSFDEIMRICDDYDVTNNEFFFDRSPCAFRTILTFLRAGKLRSLREMCALSFREELLYWGVPEESLEWCCRRRLLQRMEEFEAMERAEEEEEEGLLEDLLDSDSGHREHPAESRLNRCMGKLRDMVERPHSGLPGKIFACLSVLFVTITAINLSISTMPAMREEEEAGTCSQMCYNIFIVETVCVAWFSLEFTLRFIQDRSKLTFLRQPLNLIDVVAILPYYITLLVDSTSKGEKRLGSGSSYLDKVGLVLRVLRALRILYVMRLARHSLGLQTLGLTARRCTREFGLLLLFLCVAIALYSPLLYLIENEMAATQEFTSIPATYWWAVITMTTVGYGDMVPRSIPGQVVALSSILSGILLMAFPVTSIFHTFSRSYVELKQEQQRLLQRRTHFLLRGRMASLGSNLSLESDMLFPIGSSDTRDMDD